In the Topomyia yanbarensis strain Yona2022 chromosome 3, ASM3024719v1, whole genome shotgun sequence genome, one interval contains:
- the LOC131687554 gene encoding uncharacterized protein LOC131687554 — translation MASRCGKFQTIIEMMVVPKVLEDQPNAQMKPESIKVPTGLTLADPTFYKKRGVEILLGARIFSQILGPRCTKLETGPTFQESALGWLVGGLVSTHIKPKATLAVVSVKVENHDERDDEHHDELDCLFKQFWNHDAVSATNSNSNECEDHFRINTTVGSDGKFIVRIPMNGEPELLGLSYQQAKRRLLSLERRLIMNPDLYEEYREFLREYLELGHMKLISPNDLAKVQYFIPHSCVIKAESTSTKLRVVFDASAKTSNNRSLNDLQRCGPVIQRDLFDLLLDFRCHDKVVTADIAKMYRQINVHDDDTWMQCILWRAQTNEEIQAYRLTTVTYGEAASSFLACRALYQTTS, via the exons ATGGCATCTAGATGCGGAAAATTCCAAactattattgaaatgatggtgGTGCCCAAAGTACTGGAAGACCAACCAAACGCGCAGATGAAACCCGAATCAATAAAGGTGCCAACCGGACTTACGTTGGCAGATCCAACGTTTTACAAGAAAAGAGGAGTGGAAATATTACTCGGAGCGAGAATATTCTCCCAAATCTTGGGCCCCAGGTGTACTAAACTGGAAACCGGCCCTACCTTTCAAGAATCAGCACTCGGATGGCTAGTAGGAGGACTAGTCTCTACGCACATTAAACCAAAGGCCACCCTAGCAGTAGTATCTGTGAAAGTGGAAAACCATGACGAACGTGATGACGAGCATCACGATGAACTAGATTGCCTATTCAAGCAATTTTGGAACCACGATGCAGTTAGTGCAACTAACTCAAACTCAAATGAATGCGAAGATCATTTTCGCATAAACACTACGGTAGGCTCGGATGGAAAATTCATCGTCCGAATTCCTATGAACGGAGAGCCCGAACTACTAGGGCTTTCTTATCAACAAGCTAAAAGACGCCTTCTATCACTAGAACGACGACTCATTATGAACCCTGATCTGTATGAAGAATATCGAGAATTCCTTAGAGAATACCTAGAGTTGGGCCACATGAAGCTCATATCACCAAACGACCTGGCCAAAGTCCAGTACTTCATACCACACTCCTGCGTAATAAAAGCAGAGTCCACTTCCACGAAATTAAGAGTGGTGTTTGATGCTAGCGCTAAGACATCAAACAACCGATCATTGAACGACCTGCAAAGGTGCGGGCCAGTGATTCAGCGAGATTTATTTGATCTGCTGCTGGATTTCAGATGCCACGACAAGGTGGTAACAGCCGATATTGCCAAAATGTACAGGCAAATCAACGTCCATGACGATGACACGTGGATGCAATGCATCCTGTGGAGAGCACAAACCAATGAAGAGATTCAAGCATACCGCTTGACAACTGTAACGTACGGAGAAGCCGCTTCTTCCTTCCTGGCCTGCCGGGCGCTTTACCAA ACAACCTCATGA